In Rhodococcus rhodochrous, a single genomic region encodes these proteins:
- a CDS encoding putative glycolipid-binding domain-containing protein: protein MESVRVQLSGRRIKASGRIVAAECTDHPAFSASYDLVTDENGVTRRLSVRTTRASGERHMSLTRSEEGIWMSDNGIDHHRSTFGGALDVDVVFSPFFNALPIRRHDLQAGADDVEVPVVYVNLIDLSIEEATVVYSSASDGIHVLSPRSSSSVTVDEDGFVLEYRGLASRI, encoded by the coding sequence ATGGAGTCGGTACGAGTACAGCTCTCCGGCCGCCGCATCAAGGCATCCGGTCGCATCGTGGCTGCGGAGTGCACCGACCATCCGGCCTTCAGCGCCTCGTACGACCTGGTGACGGACGAGAACGGTGTCACCCGCCGATTGTCGGTGCGCACCACCCGCGCTTCGGGTGAGCGGCACATGTCCCTCACCCGGTCCGAAGAGGGCATCTGGATGTCCGACAACGGCATCGACCATCATCGGTCCACCTTCGGCGGGGCGCTGGACGTGGACGTGGTGTTCAGCCCGTTCTTCAACGCCCTGCCCATCCGTCGGCACGACCTGCAGGCCGGAGCCGACGACGTGGAGGTGCCCGTCGTCTACGTCAATCTCATCGATCTCAGCATCGAGGAGGCCACGGTCGTCTACAGCAGTGCGTCCGACGGCATCCACGTGCTGTCACCGCGCTCGTCGTCGTCGGTGACCGTCGACGAGGACGGCTTCGTCCTCGAGTACCGAGGTCTCGCCTCCCGCATCTAG
- a CDS encoding amidase, with protein MDTMNLRDIASALTTGKTTPTEHVRSVLAELDALVGTPWENTVAARNDEAALEAAALADEQIAAGNWIGPLHGVAVAVKDNIDVAGFPTRCGSAVLADAPPARRDARVIEKLREAGAVVVAKTHLHEFAYGPTGLINASGAASHPHNPDLISGGSSSGSAVLVARSVVPVALGTDTGCSVRTPAALCGIVGFKPGFGALPEQGVFPLSTTFDHVGLLAADALDASLAWGALPGIAHLRTPVSELRIGRLRGGIWDLSPEFDEAVETACRTLADLGARVVDVELPETDEMLALYPVVTGSEAYETHRAWFEADPDRYQSPTAALLAAQRDRPAYEYIHAARAVARLRHDVVHRLRTVDKLDALITVTTGVRSAPLTSDPVELRAPLLQMCIPFSVLGVPAVSVPAPDGGSSPVGLQIVGLTGGTHGHGSHPAESAAFAVAMAVEASGQP; from the coding sequence GTGGACACGATGAACCTCCGCGACATCGCCTCGGCGCTGACCACCGGCAAGACGACCCCTACCGAACACGTCCGCTCGGTTCTCGCCGAACTCGACGCCCTCGTCGGGACCCCCTGGGAGAACACCGTCGCCGCCCGCAACGACGAGGCAGCACTCGAGGCCGCAGCCCTCGCCGACGAGCAGATCGCCGCCGGGAACTGGATCGGTCCCCTGCACGGTGTCGCGGTCGCGGTGAAGGACAACATCGACGTCGCCGGGTTTCCCACTCGCTGCGGCAGCGCGGTCCTCGCCGATGCACCTCCCGCGCGGCGCGACGCTCGCGTCATCGAGAAACTCCGCGAAGCCGGAGCCGTCGTGGTGGCGAAGACCCACCTCCACGAGTTCGCATACGGGCCCACCGGGTTGATCAATGCGTCCGGCGCGGCCTCCCACCCCCACAATCCGGACCTGATCAGCGGTGGTTCCTCGTCCGGCTCCGCAGTGCTGGTCGCGAGGAGCGTCGTGCCCGTCGCGCTGGGAACCGACACCGGTTGCAGTGTCCGCACCCCGGCGGCGTTGTGCGGGATCGTCGGATTCAAGCCCGGCTTCGGCGCTCTTCCCGAGCAGGGCGTGTTCCCGCTGTCGACGACCTTCGATCACGTCGGTCTGCTCGCCGCCGACGCTCTGGACGCCTCACTCGCATGGGGCGCCCTTCCGGGCATCGCGCACCTGCGTACCCCGGTTTCCGAACTGCGCATCGGACGCCTGCGGGGCGGCATCTGGGATCTGTCACCCGAGTTCGACGAGGCCGTCGAGACGGCGTGCCGCACCCTCGCAGACCTGGGCGCCCGCGTCGTGGACGTGGAACTGCCCGAGACCGACGAGATGCTCGCGCTGTATCCCGTGGTCACCGGCTCGGAAGCGTACGAGACGCATCGCGCCTGGTTCGAAGCCGATCCCGACCGCTACCAATCCCCGACGGCCGCTCTGCTCGCCGCGCAACGCGACCGGCCGGCCTACGAATACATCCACGCGGCCCGGGCGGTGGCGCGACTACGGCACGACGTCGTGCACCGCCTCCGCACCGTGGACAAGCTCGATGCGCTGATCACCGTCACCACCGGCGTGCGTTCGGCGCCGCTGACGAGCGATCCCGTCGAGCTGCGCGCACCGCTGCTGCAGATGTGTATCCCGTTCAGCGTCCTCGGTGTCCCGGCCGTGTCGGTGCCGGCTCCTGACGGCGGGTCGTCGCCGGTCGGACTCCAGATCGTCGGCCTCACCGGCGGCACGCACGGGCACGGCAGCCACCCTGCCGAATCGGCCGCGTTCGCCGTGGCGATGGCGGTGGAGGCGTCGGGACAGCCCTAG
- a CDS encoding prephenate dehydrogenase, protein MCQPDEVSSAVSSPPVCVLGLGLIGGSLLRAAAATGRQAWGYNRSSQAVEAAVADGFDASTDLTATLRRAADTDALVVIAVPMPAVGSILEAMAEHAPDVALTDVVSIKAEVAAAVAAHGLSRRFVGGHPMTGTAESGWTAGTADLFRDAVWVVTVDDGTDPEVWRQVADLALDCGSVVVPAESREHDAAVARVSHLPHLLAEALALSGAGGGDLALGLAAGSFRDGTRVAATAPALVDAMCEGNAEALLVALDETLEVLRTAREQLADRSTSELTRAGHTARTRYEQRRRDPIVGTQPGDEGWIAAFREAGRRGGVWTR, encoded by the coding sequence ATATGCCAACCTGATGAGGTGTCCTCAGCCGTCTCTTCCCCGCCCGTCTGTGTCCTCGGCCTCGGCCTGATCGGTGGTTCGCTGCTGCGCGCCGCCGCGGCGACCGGAAGGCAGGCGTGGGGTTACAACAGGTCGTCGCAGGCCGTGGAGGCCGCCGTCGCCGACGGCTTCGACGCGTCCACCGACCTCACGGCCACGCTGCGTCGCGCAGCCGACACCGACGCCCTTGTGGTGATCGCGGTACCGATGCCGGCAGTGGGCAGCATCCTCGAGGCGATGGCCGAGCACGCCCCCGACGTCGCGCTCACCGACGTGGTGAGCATCAAGGCGGAAGTGGCCGCTGCCGTCGCCGCTCACGGCCTGTCGCGGCGTTTCGTGGGTGGACACCCCATGACGGGTACGGCGGAGTCCGGCTGGACCGCTGGGACCGCCGACCTGTTCCGCGACGCGGTGTGGGTGGTGACCGTCGACGACGGCACCGATCCCGAGGTGTGGCGGCAGGTCGCCGACCTCGCGCTCGACTGCGGCTCCGTCGTCGTGCCCGCCGAATCCCGGGAGCACGACGCGGCGGTCGCGCGGGTCTCCCACCTCCCCCATCTCCTCGCCGAAGCGCTGGCCCTCTCGGGCGCCGGAGGCGGCGATCTCGCACTCGGTCTCGCCGCCGGCTCCTTCCGGGACGGCACGCGGGTCGCCGCGACGGCCCCGGCCCTGGTCGACGCGATGTGCGAAGGCAACGCCGAGGCCCTGCTGGTCGCGCTGGACGAGACACTCGAGGTGCTGAGGACGGCCCGGGAGCAACTGGCCGACCGCAGCACCTCCGAACTCACCCGCGCCGGTCACACGGCTCGGACCCGCTACGAACAACGTCGTCGCGACCCCATCGTCGGCACGCAGCCCGGCGACGAGGGCTGGATCGCAGCGTTCCGCGAGGCCGGACGACGCGGTGGAGTGTGGACACGATGA
- a CDS encoding tRNA adenosine deaminase-associated protein, which yields MAAQRVGNKSPSVTQGGNPAGSSSDDLDGFAVAVTREEGRWKCRALSGAALTSLDTAVTELRELRSSGAVFGLLNVDDEFFIIVRPAPAGTRLLLSDATMAVDYDIAADVLDALNVEIPDIDPDELDDIEPWEEGDLGILADMGLPEPVLSVILSETDLYPDEQLDEIAQRLGFDDVLGNTLDKLR from the coding sequence ATGGCTGCACAGCGTGTAGGGAACAAGAGCCCTTCCGTGACCCAGGGCGGGAACCCCGCCGGGAGTTCGAGCGACGACCTCGACGGCTTCGCCGTCGCCGTGACGCGGGAGGAAGGTCGTTGGAAGTGCCGGGCGTTGTCCGGTGCCGCACTGACGAGTCTCGATACCGCAGTGACCGAGTTGCGGGAGCTGAGAAGCTCCGGCGCAGTGTTCGGTCTGCTGAACGTGGACGACGAATTCTTCATCATCGTGCGTCCCGCACCTGCGGGAACGAGGTTGCTGCTGTCCGACGCGACGATGGCCGTCGACTACGACATCGCCGCCGACGTCCTCGATGCGCTGAATGTCGAGATCCCCGACATCGATCCCGATGAGCTCGACGACATCGAGCCGTGGGAGGAGGGCGACCTCGGCATCCTGGCCGACATGGGTCTGCCCGAGCCGGTGCTCTCGGTGATCCTGTCCGAGACCGACCTGTATCCCGACGAGCAGCTCGACGAGATCGCGCAGCGACTCGGGTTCGACGACGTCCTGGGTAACACCCTGGACAAGCTCCGTTAG
- a CDS encoding nucleoside deaminase, protein MGLRDDEALIRVALEAAAAAPAGDVPVGAVVFGPDGTEIARAANSREATGDPTAHAEVLALRAAAQVYGDGWRLEGATLAVTLEPCTMCAGALVLSRVSRVVFGAWEPKTGAVGSLWDVVRDRRLTHRPEVRGGVLEAECAAVLEAFFREHRGPASEL, encoded by the coding sequence ATGGGGCTGCGCGACGACGAGGCATTGATCCGGGTCGCGCTGGAGGCCGCCGCTGCCGCGCCCGCCGGTGACGTACCGGTGGGCGCGGTGGTGTTCGGACCGGACGGCACCGAGATCGCGCGGGCGGCGAACTCCCGCGAGGCCACCGGGGACCCCACAGCGCACGCCGAGGTGCTCGCTCTGCGCGCGGCAGCGCAGGTCTACGGCGACGGATGGCGTCTCGAGGGCGCAACCCTCGCGGTGACCCTCGAGCCCTGCACGATGTGCGCGGGCGCGTTGGTGCTCTCCAGGGTGTCGCGGGTGGTCTTCGGGGCGTGGGAACCGAAGACGGGCGCCGTCGGGTCGCTGTGGGACGTGGTGCGCGATCGGCGCCTCACACACCGTCCGGAAGTGCGCGGCGGTGTGCTCGAAGCCGAGTGCGCGGCCGTGCTCGAAGCGTTCTTCCGGGAACACCGAGGTCCGGCCTCGGAGCTGTGA